In one Mycobacteroides chelonae genomic region, the following are encoded:
- a CDS encoding CoA transferase, with protein MLPLTGVNVVSLAINLPGPAACARLAEFGASVTKVEPPGGDPLARAAAGWYAELAGQQTVVTLDLKDTGDRAKLDELLVDADLLITSMRPTALQRLRLAAPHEQFPRLSLIEIVGHDGVLADDPGHDLNYQAAQGTLTPPHMPKVPLADLLGAERAVSTALAALQARARSGGGAAYRVALADAAAWAGGAVRHGLMGDKAILGGAFPGYGIYECADGHVALGALESHFFARTLKTFGADGTHESLRAAFSGKTIAELEIIAAEADIPLNGVK; from the coding sequence GTGCTGCCCCTGACCGGCGTGAATGTGGTGTCTCTGGCGATCAATCTGCCTGGTCCCGCGGCATGTGCCCGCTTGGCCGAGTTTGGTGCCTCGGTCACCAAGGTGGAGCCTCCCGGCGGTGACCCGTTGGCGCGGGCCGCGGCCGGTTGGTATGCGGAGCTCGCCGGGCAGCAGACGGTCGTCACGCTGGACCTCAAGGACACGGGTGACCGCGCAAAGCTTGACGAGCTGCTGGTCGATGCCGACCTGCTGATCACCTCGATGCGGCCCACGGCGCTGCAGCGCCTGAGGCTGGCGGCACCGCACGAGCAGTTCCCACGGTTATCGCTCATCGAAATTGTCGGACACGACGGAGTTCTCGCCGACGATCCGGGGCACGACCTCAACTATCAAGCGGCACAGGGCACACTGACACCGCCGCATATGCCCAAGGTGCCGCTGGCCGATCTGCTGGGCGCCGAACGCGCGGTGAGCACCGCGCTGGCCGCATTACAGGCGCGTGCCCGATCCGGTGGCGGCGCCGCCTACCGTGTCGCGCTCGCAGATGCCGCGGCCTGGGCCGGCGGGGCGGTACGTCACGGGCTGATGGGGGATAAGGCGATCCTGGGCGGTGCGTTCCCCGGATACGGAATCTACGAATGCGCCGATGGGCACGTCGCGCTCGGCGCGCTCGAATCGCACTTCTTCGCGCGCACCCTGAAGACATTCGGGGCAGACGGCACGCACGAAAGCCTGCGTGCCGCGTTCTCCGGAAAAACCATCGCCGAACTGGAAATCATTGCCGCCGAGGCTGATATCCCACTGAATGGAGTGAAGTAA